Within Pseudomonas paeninsulae, the genomic segment TATCTCACCAGAGCGGCCGTTACGTGTGGATAACTCGGTCTTCGGCAGCTACAATGGCGGCTGTTTTTTGCCTCGCCGCTTTCCTATTTAGGGGTTATCCGTGTCCGTTGAACTTTGGCAGCAGTGCGTAGAGCTTCTGCGCGATGAACTGCCTGCCCAGCAATTCAATACCTGGATCCGACCGCTGCAGGTTGAAGCCGCAGGCGACGAGCTTCGCGTCTATGCACCGAATCGTTTTGTGCTTGATTGGGTCAATGAAAAGTACCTGACGCGGCTGCTGGAATTGCTCGCCGAACGCACCAATGGCATGGTGCCGGCACTGTCCTTATTAATAGGCAGCAAACGCAGCAGCGCTCCTCGCTTGGCTGCCACGCCTGCGCCAGTCGTGCCCAGCAGGCCAGCGGCGCCGCCCAGGGCCGCCCCCGCGCTGTCAGAGCCCTCGCGTTCCAGTTTCGATCCGATGGCAGGGGCTGCCAGCCAGACCGCTCCTGCGCGCACTGAGCGTACGGTACAAGTGGAAGGTGGCCTCAAGCACACCAGCTACCTGAACCGTACCTTCACCTTCGACAACTTCGTCGAGGGCAAGTCCAACCAGTTGGCTCGCGCGGCGGCCTGGCAGGTGGCGGACAACCCCAAGCACGGTTACAACCCGCTGTTCCTCTATGGCGGTGTGGGCCTGGGCAAGACCCACTTGATGCACGCGGTGGGCAATCACCTGTTGCAGAAGAACCCCAATGCCAAGGTGGTGTACCTGCATTCCGAGCGCTTCGTTGCCGACATGGTCAAGGCGCTGCAGTTGAATGCGATCAACGAGTTCAAGCGTTTCTACCGTTCGGTGGATGCCTTGCTGATCGACGACATCCAGTTTTTCGCCAAGAAAGAACGCTCCCAGGAGGAGTTCTTCCACACCTTCAACGCACTGCTCGAGGGCGGCCAACAGGTGATTCTGACCAGTGACCGCTACCCGAAGGAAATTGAAGGCCTTGAAGAGCGCCTGAAGTCGCGCTTCGGTTGGGGCCTGACGGTGGCGGTGGAACCGCCCGAGTTGGAAACCCGGGTGGCGATCCTGATGAAGAAGGCCGATCAGGCCAAAGTCGATCTGCCACACGACGCAGCGTTCTTCATCGCCCAACGCATCCGTTCCAACGTGCGTGAGCTGGAAGGCGCACTCAAGCGGGTGATTGCGCATTCGCACTTCATGGGCCGTGACATCACCATCGAGTTGATTCGTGAATCGCTGAAGGATCTGTTGGCGCTGCAGGACAAGCTGGTCAGCATCGACAATATCCAGCGCACAGTCGCCGAGTACTACAAGATCAAGATCTCCGATCTGCTCTCGAAGCGCCGCTCGCGCTCGGTGGCGCGACCGCGACAAGTGGCGATGGCGCTGTCGAAGGAATTGACCAATCACAGCCTGCCGGAGATCGGTGATGCCTTCGGCGGCCGCGATCACACCACGGTATTGCACGCTTGCCGTAAGATTGCTGAACTTAAGGAATCCGACGCGGACATCCGCGAGGATTACAAAAATCTGCTGCGTACGTTG encodes:
- the dnaA gene encoding chromosomal replication initiator protein DnaA; this translates as MSVELWQQCVELLRDELPAQQFNTWIRPLQVEAAGDELRVYAPNRFVLDWVNEKYLTRLLELLAERTNGMVPALSLLIGSKRSSAPRLAATPAPVVPSRPAAPPRAAPALSEPSRSSFDPMAGAASQTAPARTERTVQVEGGLKHTSYLNRTFTFDNFVEGKSNQLARAAAWQVADNPKHGYNPLFLYGGVGLGKTHLMHAVGNHLLQKNPNAKVVYLHSERFVADMVKALQLNAINEFKRFYRSVDALLIDDIQFFAKKERSQEEFFHTFNALLEGGQQVILTSDRYPKEIEGLEERLKSRFGWGLTVAVEPPELETRVAILMKKADQAKVDLPHDAAFFIAQRIRSNVRELEGALKRVIAHSHFMGRDITIELIRESLKDLLALQDKLVSIDNIQRTVAEYYKIKISDLLSKRRSRSVARPRQVAMALSKELTNHSLPEIGDAFGGRDHTTVLHACRKIAELKESDADIREDYKNLLRTLTT